One Betta splendens chromosome 8, fBetSpl5.4, whole genome shotgun sequence DNA segment encodes these proteins:
- the LOC114860635 gene encoding thyroid hormone receptor alpha isoform X5: MHILQPYCINRWPDVPKRKRKNSQCSVKSMSALSASVPGYVPSYLEKDEPCVVCGDKATGYHYRCITCEGCKGFFRRTIQKNLHPSYSCKYEGCCIIDKITRNQCQLCRFKKCISVGMAMDLVLDETKRIAKRRLIEENREKRKREEIVRTLQVKPEPDTAEWELIRLATQAHRHTNAQGSSWKQKRKFLPDDIGQGPMVPTPGGDKVDLEAFSEFTKIMTPAITRVVDFAKKLPMFSELPCEDQIILLKGCCMEIMSLRAAVRYDPDSETLTLNGEMAVKREQLKNGGLGVVSDAIFDLGKSLSQFNLDDSEVALMQAVLLMSSDRSGLTSVEKIEQCQEAYLLAFEHYINYRKHNIPHFWPKLLMKVTDLRMIGACHASRFLHMKVECPNELFPPLFLEVFEDQDV; the protein is encoded by the exons ATGCATATCCTACAGCCGTACTGCATCAacag GTGGCCAGATGTGccaaagagaaagaggaagaacagCCAGTGTTCTGTAAAAAGTATGTCTG CTCTCAGCGCCTCTGTTCCAGGCTATGTTCCCAGTTACCTGGAAAAGGATGAGCCTTGTGTGGTATGTGGGGACAAAGCCACTGGCTACCACTACCGTTGCATTACCTGTGAGGGTTGCAAG GGTTTCTTCCGTAGGACCATCCAGAAAAATCTCCATCCATCTTACTCCTGTAAATATGAAGGCTGCTGCATCATTGACAAGATCACCCGCAACCAGTGCCAGCTGTGCCGCTTTAAGAAGTGCATTTCTGTGGGCATGGCCATGGACT TGGTACTGGACGAAACAAAACGCATAGCCAAACGGCGCCTGATTGAGGAGAATcgagagaaaagaaagagggaggagataGTGCGGACTCTGCAGGTCAAACCAGAGCCGGACACAGCAGAGTGGGAGCTGATCAGATTGGCAACCCAGGCTCACCGACACACGAATGCCCAGGGCTCCAGCTGGAAACAGAAGCGCAAGTTCCTG CCAGATGACATTGGCCAGGGTCCAATGGTTCCCACTCCTGGTGGCGATAAGGTGGACCTGGAAGCTTTCAGTGAGTTCACCAAGATCATGACACCTGCCATAACCCGTGTGGTAGACTTTGCCAAGAAACTGCCCATGTTCTCAGAG CTGCCATGTGAAGACCAGATCATCTTGCTGAAAGGATGCTGCATGGAGATCATGTCGCTGCGTGCTGCCGTACGGTATGATCCCGACAGCGAGACGCTGACGTTAAATGGCGAGATGGCAGTGAAACGTGAGCAGCTGAAGAATGGCGGCTTGGGTGTGGTGTCTGACGCCATCTTTGATTTAGGCAAGAGCTTGTCTCAGTTTAACCTGGATGATTCGGAGGTGGCGCTGATGCAAGCTGTACTGCTTATGAGTTCAG ATCGATCAGGGTTGACGAGCGTCGAGAAGATCGAGCAGTGCCAGGAGGCCTACCTGCTTGCATTTGAGCACTACATCAACTACCGCAAGCACAACATTCCTCACTTCTGGCCCAAGCTGCTGATGAAAGTGACGGACCTGCGAATGATTGGTGCTTGCCATGCCAGTCGCTTCCTCCACATGAAGGTGGAGTGTCCCAATGAACTCTTTCCTCCACTCTTCCTGGAGGTTTTTGAGGACCAGGATGTGTGA
- the LOC114860635 gene encoding thyroid hormone receptor alpha isoform X3, translating to MALAVPGRRVAPVPTYLTPPGEWKLRLLTRWPDVPKRKRKNSQCSVKSMSALSASVPGYVPSYLEKDEPCVVCGDKATGYHYRCITCEGCKGFFRRTIQKNLHPSYSCKYEGCCIIDKITRNQCQLCRFKKCISVGMAMDLVLDETKRIAKRRLIEENREKRKREEIVRTLQVKPEPDTAEWELIRLATQAHRHTNAQGSSWKQKRKFLPDDIGQGPMVPTPGGDKVDLEAFSEFTKIMTPAITRVVDFAKKLPMFSELPCEDQIILLKGCCMEIMSLRAAVRYDPDSETLTLNGEMAVKREQLKNGGLGVVSDAIFDLGKSLSQFNLDDSEVALMQAVLLMSSDRSGLTSVEKIEQCQEAYLLAFEHYINYRKHNIPHFWPKLLMKVTDLRMIGACHASRFLHMKVECPNELFPPLFLEVFEDQDV from the exons GTGGCCAGATGTGccaaagagaaagaggaagaacagCCAGTGTTCTGTAAAAAGTATGTCTG CTCTCAGCGCCTCTGTTCCAGGCTATGTTCCCAGTTACCTGGAAAAGGATGAGCCTTGTGTGGTATGTGGGGACAAAGCCACTGGCTACCACTACCGTTGCATTACCTGTGAGGGTTGCAAG GGTTTCTTCCGTAGGACCATCCAGAAAAATCTCCATCCATCTTACTCCTGTAAATATGAAGGCTGCTGCATCATTGACAAGATCACCCGCAACCAGTGCCAGCTGTGCCGCTTTAAGAAGTGCATTTCTGTGGGCATGGCCATGGACT TGGTACTGGACGAAACAAAACGCATAGCCAAACGGCGCCTGATTGAGGAGAATcgagagaaaagaaagagggaggagataGTGCGGACTCTGCAGGTCAAACCAGAGCCGGACACAGCAGAGTGGGAGCTGATCAGATTGGCAACCCAGGCTCACCGACACACGAATGCCCAGGGCTCCAGCTGGAAACAGAAGCGCAAGTTCCTG CCAGATGACATTGGCCAGGGTCCAATGGTTCCCACTCCTGGTGGCGATAAGGTGGACCTGGAAGCTTTCAGTGAGTTCACCAAGATCATGACACCTGCCATAACCCGTGTGGTAGACTTTGCCAAGAAACTGCCCATGTTCTCAGAG CTGCCATGTGAAGACCAGATCATCTTGCTGAAAGGATGCTGCATGGAGATCATGTCGCTGCGTGCTGCCGTACGGTATGATCCCGACAGCGAGACGCTGACGTTAAATGGCGAGATGGCAGTGAAACGTGAGCAGCTGAAGAATGGCGGCTTGGGTGTGGTGTCTGACGCCATCTTTGATTTAGGCAAGAGCTTGTCTCAGTTTAACCTGGATGATTCGGAGGTGGCGCTGATGCAAGCTGTACTGCTTATGAGTTCAG ATCGATCAGGGTTGACGAGCGTCGAGAAGATCGAGCAGTGCCAGGAGGCCTACCTGCTTGCATTTGAGCACTACATCAACTACCGCAAGCACAACATTCCTCACTTCTGGCCCAAGCTGCTGATGAAAGTGACGGACCTGCGAATGATTGGTGCTTGCCATGCCAGTCGCTTCCTCCACATGAAGGTGGAGTGTCCCAATGAACTCTTTCCTCCACTCTTCCTGGAGGTTTTTGAGGACCAGGATGTGTGA
- the LOC114860635 gene encoding thyroid hormone receptor alpha isoform X4, which yields MEPMYCCTDSNSSDGDEKGWPDVPKRKRKNSQCSVKSMSALSASVPGYVPSYLEKDEPCVVCGDKATGYHYRCITCEGCKGFFRRTIQKNLHPSYSCKYEGCCIIDKITRNQCQLCRFKKCISVGMAMDLVLDETKRIAKRRLIEENREKRKREEIVRTLQVKPEPDTAEWELIRLATQAHRHTNAQGSSWKQKRKFLPDDIGQGPMVPTPGGDKVDLEAFSEFTKIMTPAITRVVDFAKKLPMFSELPCEDQIILLKGCCMEIMSLRAAVRYDPDSETLTLNGEMAVKREQLKNGGLGVVSDAIFDLGKSLSQFNLDDSEVALMQAVLLMSSDRSGLTSVEKIEQCQEAYLLAFEHYINYRKHNIPHFWPKLLMKVTDLRMIGACHASRFLHMKVECPNELFPPLFLEVFEDQDV from the exons GTGGCCAGATGTGccaaagagaaagaggaagaacagCCAGTGTTCTGTAAAAAGTATGTCTG CTCTCAGCGCCTCTGTTCCAGGCTATGTTCCCAGTTACCTGGAAAAGGATGAGCCTTGTGTGGTATGTGGGGACAAAGCCACTGGCTACCACTACCGTTGCATTACCTGTGAGGGTTGCAAG GGTTTCTTCCGTAGGACCATCCAGAAAAATCTCCATCCATCTTACTCCTGTAAATATGAAGGCTGCTGCATCATTGACAAGATCACCCGCAACCAGTGCCAGCTGTGCCGCTTTAAGAAGTGCATTTCTGTGGGCATGGCCATGGACT TGGTACTGGACGAAACAAAACGCATAGCCAAACGGCGCCTGATTGAGGAGAATcgagagaaaagaaagagggaggagataGTGCGGACTCTGCAGGTCAAACCAGAGCCGGACACAGCAGAGTGGGAGCTGATCAGATTGGCAACCCAGGCTCACCGACACACGAATGCCCAGGGCTCCAGCTGGAAACAGAAGCGCAAGTTCCTG CCAGATGACATTGGCCAGGGTCCAATGGTTCCCACTCCTGGTGGCGATAAGGTGGACCTGGAAGCTTTCAGTGAGTTCACCAAGATCATGACACCTGCCATAACCCGTGTGGTAGACTTTGCCAAGAAACTGCCCATGTTCTCAGAG CTGCCATGTGAAGACCAGATCATCTTGCTGAAAGGATGCTGCATGGAGATCATGTCGCTGCGTGCTGCCGTACGGTATGATCCCGACAGCGAGACGCTGACGTTAAATGGCGAGATGGCAGTGAAACGTGAGCAGCTGAAGAATGGCGGCTTGGGTGTGGTGTCTGACGCCATCTTTGATTTAGGCAAGAGCTTGTCTCAGTTTAACCTGGATGATTCGGAGGTGGCGCTGATGCAAGCTGTACTGCTTATGAGTTCAG ATCGATCAGGGTTGACGAGCGTCGAGAAGATCGAGCAGTGCCAGGAGGCCTACCTGCTTGCATTTGAGCACTACATCAACTACCGCAAGCACAACATTCCTCACTTCTGGCCCAAGCTGCTGATGAAAGTGACGGACCTGCGAATGATTGGTGCTTGCCATGCCAGTCGCTTCCTCCACATGAAGGTGGAGTGTCCCAATGAACTCTTTCCTCCACTCTTCCTGGAGGTTTTTGAGGACCAGGATGTGTGA
- the LOC114860635 gene encoding thyroid hormone receptor alpha isoform X6: protein MALAVPGRRVAPVPTYLTPPGEWKLRLLTRWPDVPKRKRKNSQCSVKSMSALSASVPGYVPSYLEKDEPCVVCGDKATGYHYRCITCEGCKGFFRRTIQKNLHPSYSCKYEGCCIIDKITRNQCQLCRFKKCISVGMAMDLVLDETKRIAKRRLIEENREKRKREEIVRTLQVKPEPDTAEWELIRLATQAHRHTNAQGSSWKQKRKFLLPCEDQIILLKGCCMEIMSLRAAVRYDPDSETLTLNGEMAVKREQLKNGGLGVVSDAIFDLGKSLSQFNLDDSEVALMQAVLLMSSDRSGLTSVEKIEQCQEAYLLAFEHYINYRKHNIPHFWPKLLMKVTDLRMIGACHASRFLHMKVECPNELFPPLFLEVFEDQDV, encoded by the exons GTGGCCAGATGTGccaaagagaaagaggaagaacagCCAGTGTTCTGTAAAAAGTATGTCTG CTCTCAGCGCCTCTGTTCCAGGCTATGTTCCCAGTTACCTGGAAAAGGATGAGCCTTGTGTGGTATGTGGGGACAAAGCCACTGGCTACCACTACCGTTGCATTACCTGTGAGGGTTGCAAG GGTTTCTTCCGTAGGACCATCCAGAAAAATCTCCATCCATCTTACTCCTGTAAATATGAAGGCTGCTGCATCATTGACAAGATCACCCGCAACCAGTGCCAGCTGTGCCGCTTTAAGAAGTGCATTTCTGTGGGCATGGCCATGGACT TGGTACTGGACGAAACAAAACGCATAGCCAAACGGCGCCTGATTGAGGAGAATcgagagaaaagaaagagggaggagataGTGCGGACTCTGCAGGTCAAACCAGAGCCGGACACAGCAGAGTGGGAGCTGATCAGATTGGCAACCCAGGCTCACCGACACACGAATGCCCAGGGCTCCAGCTGGAAACAGAAGCGCAAGTTCCTG CTGCCATGTGAAGACCAGATCATCTTGCTGAAAGGATGCTGCATGGAGATCATGTCGCTGCGTGCTGCCGTACGGTATGATCCCGACAGCGAGACGCTGACGTTAAATGGCGAGATGGCAGTGAAACGTGAGCAGCTGAAGAATGGCGGCTTGGGTGTGGTGTCTGACGCCATCTTTGATTTAGGCAAGAGCTTGTCTCAGTTTAACCTGGATGATTCGGAGGTGGCGCTGATGCAAGCTGTACTGCTTATGAGTTCAG ATCGATCAGGGTTGACGAGCGTCGAGAAGATCGAGCAGTGCCAGGAGGCCTACCTGCTTGCATTTGAGCACTACATCAACTACCGCAAGCACAACATTCCTCACTTCTGGCCCAAGCTGCTGATGAAAGTGACGGACCTGCGAATGATTGGTGCTTGCCATGCCAGTCGCTTCCTCCACATGAAGGTGGAGTGTCCCAATGAACTCTTTCCTCCACTCTTCCTGGAGGTTTTTGAGGACCAGGATGTGTGA